The following are from one region of the Coffea eugenioides isolate CCC68of chromosome 2, Ceug_1.0, whole genome shotgun sequence genome:
- the LOC113763326 gene encoding U-box domain-containing protein 7-like produces the protein MSDQSSTTSWFFTYTKIRFFTKIRRFLLLRTAKKQYKAPDHSEKLRDLSSASKKEGMEKENDQDGWVVLQRSVKGLHFGRWEEKELAAKEIKRIAKEDLKTRKSMGELGIIQPLVAMIESEVVERQRLAVQALIELANGSFTNKLLMVESGILSKLPKKIDLLDESAFQDFAHLLSSLSSLSSIQFPVSSARIIPFVVSILDSCSSIETKISCLGTLYNLSSVLDNAGNLVASGVVNTLLRLSSVGEASEKSLATLGNLVVTSTGRKALESSPMVPENLIEILAWEEKPKCQELSAYVLMILAHQSSVQRQKMARAGIVPVLLEVALLGSPLAQKRALKLLQWFKDERQKRMGPHSGPQVGRLSIGSPVNKRGVDEGKKFMKNIVKESLYKNMETITRRANGAGNSSGLKALVLSSSSKSLPY, from the exons ATGTCTGATCAATCTTCAACAACTAGTTGGTTCTTTACCTACACAAAGATACGTTTCTTCACCAAAATCAGACGATTCCTCCTCCTCAGAACTGCCAAGAAACAGTATAAAGCACCGGATCACTCAGAAAAATTGAGGGATTTAAGTAGCGCGAGTAAGAAAGAAGGGATGGAGAAAGAGAATGACCAAGATGGTTGGGTGGTTTTGCAAAGGTCTGTAAAGGGACTTCATTTTGGGAGGTGGGAAGAAAAAGAGTTGGCAGCTAAGGAGATTAAGAGAATAGCAAAAGAAGATTTGAAGACAAGGAAATCAATGGGTGAGCTTGGAATTATACAGCCTTTGGTTGCTATGATCGAATCAGAGGTGGTGGAGAGGCAGAGATTAGCAGTTCAAGCCTTAATTGAGCTAGCAAATGGCTCTTTCAC GAACAAGTTGCTCATGGTGGAGTCAGGAATCTTATCAAAACTGCCCAAAAAAATAGACCTATTAGATGAATCAGCATTTCAAGATTTTGCACATTTGCTCTCGTCTTTGTCATCCCTATCAAGCATTCAATTCCCTGTCTCTTCAGCAAGAATTATTCCTTTTGTAGTCTCCATTCTTGATTCATGTTCAAGTATCGAGACAAAAATATCATGCTTGGGGACCTTGTACAATCTGTCCTCAGTACTAGACAATGCTGGCAATTTAGTAGCAAGTGGGGTGGTTAATACTCTGCTGAGGCTGTCTTCAGTAGGTGAAGCGTCAGAAAAATCCCTTGCAACATTAGGAAATTTGGTGGTGACTTCGACCGGGAGGAAGGCATTGGAAAGCAGTCCGATGGTGCCAGAAAATTTGATTGAAATTCTGGCATGGGAGGAGAAACCAAAATGTCAAGAGTTATCGGCATACGTTTTGATGATTTTAGCCCATCAGAGCTCCGTGCAAAGACAGAAAATGGCCAGGGCAGGAATAGTACCTGTCCTTCTTGAAGTAGCTTTGTTAGGGAGCCCTTTGGCTCAGAAAAGAGCTCTGAAGCTATTGCAGTGGTTCAAGGATGAGAGGCAAAAGAGAATGGGGCCTCATTCAGGGCCACAGGTGGGAAGATTGTCGATTGGATCGCCTGTAAATAAAAGGGGTGTTGATGAAGggaagaaattcatgaagaATATTGTCAAAGAAAGCTTGTACAAAAATATGGAGACGATCACTCGAAGAGCCAATGGTGCTGGAAATTCTTCAGGGTTAAAGGCCTTGGTATTAAGTTCGAGTTCTAAAAGCTTGCCTTATTAA
- the LOC113762595 gene encoding transcription factor bHLH30-like, whose amino-acid sequence MSLYSEAPVKRSTIGEDCARQFDQFPGDIGGIGGNLGSKSMSGSQSLVLDGERGELVKSCERVGKKGETSEAKTIAALKSHSEAERRRRERINAHLATLRGLVPPNEKMDKATLLAEVISQVKQLQKTTTQISQSFCIPLDSDEVRVEQLDEISVEGTFNFKASLCCDYRPGLLSDLKKAIGSLPLTLMRSEISTLGGRLMNVLFFTSSRRGDIGSAEDRKQLVNSVHQALSSILDKFAESTDCLPQTMYSNKRQRVSYFVSSCSSS is encoded by the exons ATGAGCTTGTATTCTGAAGCTCCAGTTAAAAGAAGTACTATTGGTGAAGATTGTGCAAGGCAGTTTGATCAGTTTCCAGGAGATATAGGTGGGATTGGTGGGAATTTGGGAAGTAAGTCTATGTCGGGATCACAATCCTTGGTGTTGGATGGTGAGAGAGGGGAGTTAGTGAAGTCCTGTGAGAGAGTAGGGAAGAAAGGTGAGACATCGGAAGCTAAAACTATCGCAGCTTTGAAAAGCCACAGTGAGGCAGAAAGGCGGAGAAGAGAGAGGATTAACGCTCATCTGGCAACGCTTCGTGGCCTTGTCCCTCCTAATGAAAAG ATGGACAAGGCAACGCTACTGGCCGAAGTTATTAGCCAAGTGAAGCAACTGCAGAAAACAACAAcacaaattagtcaaagtttCTGCATTCCACTGGACTCGGATGAAGTTAGAGTTGAGCAGCTTGATGAGATATCAGTAGAAGGAACTTTTAATTTCAAGGCATCTCTGTGCTGCGATTATAGGCCTGGCCTCCTGTCTGATTTGAAGAAGGCAATTGGATCTCTTCCTCTGACTTTGATGAGGTCAGAAATCTCGACCTTGGGAGGCCGCCTGATGAATGTATTATTCTTCACCAGCAGCAGAAGAGGGGACATTGGCAGTGCAGAGGATCGCAAACAGCTCGTGAACTCTGTCCACCAGGCTTTGAGTTCTATCTTGGATAAGTTTGCTGAATCGACAGACTGTTTGCCGCAAACAATGTACTCGAACAAGAGGCAAAGGGTTTCTTACTTTGTGTCTTCATGCTCATCATCGTGA